The Macrobrachium nipponense isolate FS-2020 chromosome 7, ASM1510439v2, whole genome shotgun sequence DNA window GCAACCGTCATCAAACTGCACATTAGGACAGTTCCAGTGTCACAATGGACAGTGCCTCTCCAGTAATTTCCTCTGTGATGGATTTCAGGACTGTCGTGATGGAAGTGACGAAATGCAGTGCGGTAAGTGATGTATGTTTATGCTATaattttagtagtagtagtagtagtcgccGTCTGTATATATGCCTCAGAACCGGCTACCTTGCTAGCCCGTTTCTCactaaaaagttaattttttttttactagcatgGCAGTGGTCATTTATGAAAGATTCTTTTTAAGCCTGGTCATGAGAAGGGTCAGTTCagatttgtttacctcctgtaGTAGTTCAAAATTAAATCCTTTTTATGGctattttatttagttaattttggCAAACGGTACAAAGAACAAGTGTTTGGCAAATGcagtatgtatacacatgtaaaATTTAAGCAATATAATGAAAAGTAATTGTATAAGTACTGGCAACAGTCTGCGTCCATAGCCTTTGTACAATAACATTTCATTCTCTGTAAGTAAAATGGCAAATGACTAAATTTTTTGGCCTATTGACCTGTAATGGAACTGCAAGGTTATTCAGTACTTTATTAAATGCGGTATCTAACTGAATGTAGGTAGAAAAACGTACATAAACGAATTCTGTTGACCAATGTGATATTTAACCATTACTTGTATGTTTGTCTGTACTTACAGGAGGATGTAGACCAAAGGAATTTCGCTGTGGCGAAGGAACATGCATTCCTCGGAGCAAACGCTGTGATGGAAAGATAGACTGTGCCCACGGGTCAGACGAGAGGGATAACTGTAAGCAATTTTTGTCGCTGAACTCTATTGCTAGAATTTTGATTGTCACAAGACAaatcgtgtacacacacacacgtatgctaTGTTACATAACATATTTTGTGTACACGTCCATTATTAATAATTGAATTATAACACATTGTCTGCAAAGTTATACTGTTccatcatgataaaaaaaagtattcagtaTTCTGATAGTTTACTCAATTAAATTGAATATACGAAATAGTGTGAAACTATTTTTACTGGCTATTGAATGCAATGCTCTTAGAAGGGATTATTTTTATGGTCATCCTGTGACTTCAAAACTTTGACCATTTAAAAGATTTGCTCTACTGGTATGTAATTTCAGTCCTAAATTACTATTTTTAAGCATCATACAGAAAGGGTAATGAAACTTGCCAGTACTGTAATAGTAAGATTCCCTCTTTATCGTCGGGTAACAGATACAATTTTCTGTGAGCTGGTATTTGACATAATTACTTTCCTAGGTTACCAGAAATCATTGGTTTCAGTGACAAACTACATCATCAATCTGTGGAGAGTTAAAACAAACTTACACTTCAGAAAATGTCTCTATAAGTATATAGCATTTACAGTTGTAAATGAGGCCCGCCTGAAAAGTAATCCCAAAACATCCTGtgcattaatttctttttatttaggcTGCAAACATAACTAATTcctgtgcatttttttatttaggttgcaaacaaaatgaattcCAGTGCAAGGACATGACCTGTGTTCCACAATCCCAACGCTGTGATGGCAAAGCACAATGCAGAGATAAGTCTGATGAGTACTTTTGCAGTAAGTATTGGTGTAACGACTAGTATTTATATTTGTAGAAACATGACAATATACAAAAGTTGTTTAAGTACAGTAGCACCTCAAAACAGATGCTTTGAGGGTCTGACCTTTCTGATAAGTAACAAAAATCCATTAAGTAACAAAGACCGTATATTATATACTGCACTTCAATATTTTCTAGATGTCTTAAAGATAACAGCAATTCCACATACCTATTCATTATACCCAAGATTCAGTTTGAGGTTTACCTGCATGTATCTTATCTAAAATGGTAGCATTAGAGCAAATAATCTTATTATGGCAGCTGATAGGTATATGTCTACTACGCTTGGTGTCACTTAAATACTTatctcattacattttctgttctTTTGCAGATCCTAACCCTGCAACAGGGGCCTTCGTCTCGAGTGCTACTTCGGCATTTGCTTCTCACACAATTCGTGCTTCTTGGATATTACTACTGGTAGTGTTCTTGGTTATGCTGTCAAATACAGATTAACCTTGAAATGCAAAgagtacttgttttttttctttctttatactaACATTCAAATTTTTATTAGAATTCTCCAAGTAACTTTCATCAGTCTTGAAAATTCTTGCAGCATCGAAAAGGTTAGTATAAACTAGAGATTCATAAAGTAGTGCATGTTTGGTTTTCTTTAAACAAAGAGACTTGCATGTTTTTGTAAGTTTGACACTTGATACtattcttatttttaaatatatgcagTTCTCATTTAATTTAGAATTAGGGTTGACAAAATGTAGCACTGTCTAATTAGCAGTGtttgtgttatataatatataatatatactgcctTCTGCATTCCTGTTGTTGAGGTAATTAATAATACAAaactattcattcttttattttatcttttattttgacaCCCATAACTGGTAGCGTTTATCAGAAAACTTGTCTAGCTTGACTGTTCAGttgaatttgaaatgaaattctcAAAACTATTTTTCACCATAAGGATAATACAGACTTAACATGCCTCAGGTCGAGTTGTGATGGATGTAATTCTCTGTAATGAGAACTACTGCCATAAACAGTGATAGGTGCTACAGTCTGATTGGCAGGTGTCCCCATGATCTTCATTGGAGGGAGATGAAAAAGCTTGGTTACCTTCAGAAGGAGCTAACTGCTTACCTGTTCAGTAACTTTGGACCTTCATTCACTACTGATAGAAGGAACTAGTAATTGATTACCTATTCAGTAACTTTTGACCTTCATGTACCACTAATAGGAGAAAATTGCTTACCTGTTCGGTAACTTTAAACCTTCATTCACTTTAGATACCAATTGACACTGGATTCATATAAGGTGGATTCACATAAGGTTGAAAGATTTTTCTCAAGTTTTTCCTTTAGACTTGATCACTAATGATAGTTTCAATATCTTGGTCAACGCAAGGCCAGGGCTATTCACCCTGTTAACATTCTATCGGACTTCTGAAGAGGAAACCGTGATGACCAGTTAAGGATATTGGCTGTTATGAGACAGCCCTATGGCTAAGATTGTGTATCTTCCTTCACAAAGCCTTCTTGGacgagggagtgagagagagatgtttaggTTTTGTCAGGATCAAGATAATCtggtcttttatacttgacagAAGTGTAGAACAGTTGCCATCTCAACTATGTCCCACGACAGAAGTGGAGAACAGTTGCCATCTCAACTATGTCCCACGACAGAAGTGGAGAACAGTTGCCATCTCAACTATGTCCCACGACAGAAGTGGAGAACAGTTGCCATCTCAACTATGTCACACAACCTGtctccatttgtttttattttcagtaaagAATGAAGTCTCTAAATATTTGAATGTGACAAGGAAGTACTGTTCTTTTCTTCTACTAACTCCTGTGGGATTAGTTTTCTGATAGTATGAAACTAAGCAAAACAAAGTGCcatgtaatacatacataatgcCAAAGACTTTACAGTCCAACAAATCGGTGTTTACCAAGTTTACAACATTTATTATCCTGCAGCAACACATTGTCCTTTCTCATGCTGAATCTACAAGGAACCCCATGGATTAAATCAAATTCAACAGCGAATATCTTAGCTATCAGTCCTTGTATCCTTAACCTTGTCCAGCATAAGAAAAGCCCTCACTTTGCTTTGGTTTTGAATGGAAGCCCTGCTGTGAGTATAGTTTCTCTGGTCTATAAAAACAATTGTGGTTATATGAGTTACAGTGTTCACCTGATTCAGCTGTAATAGAGCAGCAAGTTTGAGAGAAAGGTAATTCTTgtaaatgtattattttatatttgtattgagAAAATAGTTTGGTGAAAACAATGCTTGTAATGTAAAATTAAAGGAAGAATAATTTAACTATGTATTACCCATTATTTCTACATAGGCTTTATAACAACTTGGAAGGTGGAGCAAGCTGCTGATGCTCTGACGAGGTGAGGAGACTTGCACGTTAAGTGTGCAGGGTCACAGCGGCAGTAAACTTCACCAAAGGAAAGTGACCAAACGAATAGGCAAAGACTTGCATTGCAGTTACCCAAAATTTTATAGAACAGGAGCAACAGGAGATAAAGACTCAAGCACTATTTGAGCAAGAGTGACTAAGAAAAGCAATAGAAAATCAAGGCAGAAAAGGGAAAAGGCACATATACCAATGAAGTTTGCTGTGCAATGGAGGTGTAACTGGCAAGATGATTCTGTTTGCTGAGAAGCCAATCAGAACAAAGCCCATGCAAGAATGGTTAATCACTTATCCAATGAGTAAAGCAACCACAAGTGATAGTATCGAGACTGATTCAAGTGCCTTTGTAGAAGAGACAGAGTGCAGGATTGGACTCTAGTGAGTACAAATGAGCACACAAGCAGCAAATGAGGAGCCCATCAACATCATCAGACACCTGCAAGTATACATAGCTAGCAATTTAAGTATTGCAACAAGACAAGTAATGATGGAGAAAGCCCAAAAGCCTACAGAAAATATAGCTCGATTGTGATCAAATCACCTGCATCTTCAACAGTAGGGGAAACATAAGAAATGTAATAGAACAGTGAATTGGCAAAAAGAGAGAAGATAGATCCATTAGAGATGTTACTGTCTACTGAACAAAGAAATGGCAAGGAGGGAGAAACAAGTAACACCTGAGCTAAAGAAACTGAAATGGGCAGGACTTTAGAGGCTAATGAAAACAAGGAACACGGTCAAGTTTTGAGCAGGTAATGGAAATTGATATCATGCTTGGACTAATTAGAAGAAGAGTTATGAACCATGGCAGCACCCCACTACAGATCCCATAGACTTGCTTTTCAAGGGCTGAAGAGATTTTGAACTTAGCAAGGATGCCCAAGGATATGGCAAAGGATCATAAGCAGCCCAAGACATGAGCATGGTACTATAACCATCAGGCACTTGGCAACAAACAGTGGCTAACAACTAAAGAGCAATTTTGCAGATGCTAAAGCAGGAAGAGATACATCATATAACAGAATACCTTTATATAAGATACAATGTAATAACAGCACCAGTTAACATCAACACTTCCTACAGCACAGACTGAAGAGTAGTTACAGCAGTCAGAATAATGGTCATCATCGTAAACCATTGAGTTATGGAGAGTTACACAAGCCAGAAGATGCTTGAATCCATATGTTTCTAAACAAGAAGTGATACTGTTGAGACAATTAAATAGCCACTGGAGAGTAGTGGAGGCACTGGATTGAGAATAGCCATAGCCAGGTGAGTAGCAGATGCCAGAAATTGTCAATTGAAAATCAGGGGGCTGACAGCGAGCAACTGCAGGTTTGCTAAGTGTAAGAGAATTGTTGGTGTTGAGAGAACTGTAATCAACAGAGTTGCTGGAACAAAGAAAGTTATCTAAGAAGTATACATAGCCAGAACAAAATCCCTAGCCTGCAGAATTGCAAAGTTAAAAGTGCTGCTGGAAACAAGAGAGCTGTTGTATGAGCAGCCATAGCTAATAGAGTAGTAGGAACTATGAGTTGCCGAATCCAAGAGAGCCCCTGCACCCAGAACTGCTGTCAAGTAAGCAGGCATACCCATTGGAACAGCAGCAGTGAAAATAGCCAGAATAGTGTACAAATGAGCAGCCATAGCTAGGAGCATGCATGAGAACTGCAGGAGGGCAGATTACTATTCATGAAGCAAAAAAGCTAAGGTAGCCAGAACATCAGTAGAATGAGCAATCACAACCACCGTCACAACAATAGCTTAATATACTGATTAAGATTGCTCTACTGCAGCCTGAATAAGTAGCTGAATGAGCAGCTATAAAGACAAAAGAACAGTGAGAActaagagagagagtagtagaaCCAAGAGAGCTGATATAGCCTGAAGACAATTATATAGTATCATGTAAAACTACAACCAGTAAAAAGCTGATGAATGCCAGTAGAACAGCAGCAGTCAAGAAAACTGTGAAAACAAGAGAAGAGTAGAATTAGCATCAAAGCTAGTAGAGCAAATATCAAGAATGCTGCAGGAATCAAAACAGCTGATGCAGCCTGGAGAATAGCCACAGCCAGTAGAATAGGGAAGGATCAGTAGAGTTCTTATTCTCAGTGTAAGCATACATAGTCACTGGAGTAAGAAGAGGTGTAGGAGCTAGGGAAGCAGTTGAAGCCCAGAAAGCCAGTGGAACCCTGAGAAATAAAAGGGTTTCTACCACTGGTGGCAAAATAACCACTGAAACTTAAGATAACAAATACGTAGCTGCTATCCTGGCTCCTGTGGTTGTTTTTCTACCAGTGGAAGAGACACTAATTCTCCAAGTTCTACTGGCTTTCTTGGCTTTAGCTGTTTACTCAACTTCCGCTGCTCTTCCTCCACTGAATTTGTGCTTGCATGGAGCATTGGAAGAAATAACAACCACCTTGGAGAGAAGTATATCGTTTTGCTCTCGTTCCCCATCACCTTGGAGAGAAGTATATCGTTTTGCTCTCGTTCCCCATCACCTTGGAGAGAAGTATATCGTTTGCTCTTTGCTCTTGTTCCccaaagctgtttttttttttttttttttttttattttttttggtaaagactggacattgtttcatatttattcaaCCCAGAAGTTCCATGGATGTCACCATTTATAGACAGCCTTCGTTGTTTTCCTTGTTGACCTTATTTGGGCCAGAAGCAAGTCACCATTTATAAACTGCCTTCATTGTTTTCGGTGTTGACCTTATTTGGGACAGATGCAAATTGTAGTATATGTGCCTTTTCCTCTATTTCGTCATCGCTTGTGTTATGAGTATGTTTGTCTGTCTCCCAAGGGGGTATTGCCCCTTCCGGGAGAGAGAACCCAGCTACTTTTTGTTctttagtattttaattttgctatattgaagataatttaaaaacatttgtattattaacattagtgttttactaatgttatatttcattttatctccTCAGACACTTTAGTCTTTCAGAATTTGTGTTTAAGATGTAAAGGTTAGTGTTGCGGACAAggtttttatgctaggatttggCTGCCTAGCATAGGAGTACATTCCCACACTActtcaacacaaattttaatggCGTACAACTGCGATCTTCCCGTTCTGCTTGCGATGGCAGTCGTGATTGTCATCTCATCTCTTTCCGTCATTTTGGTGGAAGTGGGACCTTTTTTGCTGTCACCGAGTCCCTTAACTTGGGCTGCCAGTCTGAATGCAGTGATGTCATTCTCAATACATCTCTGCCTGTGATGTCCACTTTGGTGACACCTCTGAGTCAGTTGTCAACCAATCAGAAGTGTTCTTACAAGAGTTGGTTGATTGGATGGACTCTGTATTCGGTAGGTGTCCCAGAGTTTCAAGCAGGAGACGTCGTAGGGCAAGATATCCAttgccttttcctcctcctcctcttccccctcccgtTGGAGAATTTGAGACTTGTAGTGTTgtctgagagtgagagaggagttTCTCTATCTTCCCAGTACAGACCTGACTCTCCCCTTCAAGTGCGTGAACGTGTTCCAGTCTTTTGAAAGTGAGAAAGGTGTTTCTACATCTTCCCAGCACAGACCCTTCAAGTAAATGAAGTGTTCCGGTCCTTGTAGATCTTCACTTGCATCAGAGTTCTCAGGCTGGTTCTTCATCTCCTCGGCCTGTATGAATGTCACATGATGAGACTTCTGTGATATAGGGGGAAAAGGTGAACATGGTCGTGGAGCCTCTCTTGCCCATGTACGTGATGGAGATTCTACTCCCGCCATTCGTCTTCCATTGACTTAGGCTACCGGTTCGAATGCTGTGACATTCTCAATACATCTCTGCCTGTGACATCACTTTGGTGATGTCTCTCCTCCGCCTGTTGCCACAGTCGTGATCTAACTTCCATCATCGTCCATGACGCCATCGCTGTTGGTTGTCAACCCATCAGAAGTGTTCTTACGTGAGTTGGTTGATTGGATGGACTCTGTGTTTGGTAGGAAGTGTCCTAGAGTTTTAAGCAGATGTCGTAGGGCAAGACATCCAttgccttttcctcctcctccccctcctttcccATGGGTCGTCTTCTGAGAGGGAGAAGGGAGTTTTTACATCTTCCTAGCACGGACCCTTCAAGTACATGAACACGTGTTCCAGTCTGTGTTGATCTTCACTTGCATCAGAGTATGTCGCATGATGAGACATCTCCAATTTACGGGGAGAAGGCTGTGGATCCTTGCTCGCTTGTGTACTTGGAGGAGGTACTGCTCCTGCCATTAGT harbors:
- the LOC135217500 gene encoding low-density lipoprotein receptor-related protein 4-like → MNTFGGATASVDAPLDLKQILLITYLILVSIDLAHASSTFQSSLEGLQPHPDLTYGRVSPNEATSLLRRVVRQSNPPPGIPPSRNEPPSGIPPRSPQQPSSNCTLGQFQCHNGQCLSSNFLCDGFQDCRDGSDEMQCGGCRPKEFRCGEGTCIPRSKRCDGKIDCAHGSDERDNCCKQNEFQCKDMTCVPQSQRCDGKAQCRDKSDEYFCNPNPATGAFVSSATSAFASHTIRASWILLLVVFLVMLSNTD